Sequence from the Thermococcus sp. CX2 genome:
CGAACTTGTCGGCTATGCACAGAATGAAGACGGCCACTCCCTTACCATCAAAGCCGTTTCTGGAGCGGATGAATTCTATAACACTCGGCAGGGGTCTCTCGTAGTAGATGGGAGCGCCTATGACCACCAGATCGCAGTCGTCAACGTTGGGGCTTTCGGTGACCCTGGCTACTTTTACCTCCGCTACGTCTCTTATCGCCTCCGCCATCCAGTGAGCGACCTTCTCCGTTGAGCCTCGCTTGGTGTCGTATATTATGCAGACCCTCACGATTTCACCTACCGACTGGTCGGTTTTGGTACTACTTAAACCTTTCAAACGAGGAAAGCCTTAAATCGAGGGAGGAGAAAGTTGTTTCAGGTGAGGGAGATGAGGGATTTCTATATCGCCCACGAGGAGGATATAAAAGCCGGAAAGACCACTGACGTTTACTTCATCAGGACAAAGAAGATCCTTGAGGAAAAGGGCATCCACAAGAAGGTTTTCGCCGACGTAACCACGACTGGACTTCCGAAGGGCTGGAAGTGGGGAGTTCTGGCCGGAATCGAAGAAGTTGCCAAGCTCCTCGAAGGTCTGCCGGTGAACGTCTACGCCATGCCAGAGGGGACGATATTCCACCCCTATGAGCCGGTTCTTCAGATTGAGGGATACTATGAGGAGTTCGGCATCTACGAGACTGCTCTAATCGGCATGCTCAGCCAGGCGAGCGGTATAGCCACCGCAGCATTGAGGGTTAAGATCGCCGCCAACTTCAAGCCAGTCTATTCCTTCGGCATAAGGCACCTGCATCCAGCCATAGCACCGATGATTGACCGCTCGGCATTCATAGGCGGCTGCGACGGGGTTTCTGGTGTTCTAGGGGCGGAGATGATAGGTGAAAAGCCCGTTGGAACGATGCCCCACGCACTGATTCTCACCGTAGGCGACCAGGTGAAGGCGTGGAAGTACTTCGACGAAGTTATCGAACCAGAGGTGCCGAGGACGGCTTTAGTGGACACCTTCTGCGACGAGAAGTTCGAGGCTCTGATGGCGGCTGAAGCTTTGGGAGAACGCCTGACCGCGGTGAGGCTCGACACACCCGGCTCGAGAAGGGGCAACTTCAGGAGGATAATCGAGGAGGTTCGCTGGGAGCTCGATTTGAGGGGCTATGACCACGTTAAAATCTTCGTCAGTGGTGGGCTGAACGAGGAGAGCATAAAGGAAATAGTGGACATAGCAGATGCTTTCGGCGTTGGCTCGTCCATAGCCAGTGCGAAGCCCATAGACTTCTCTCTTGACATAGTCGAGATTGAAGGAAAGCCCTTCACCAAGCGCGGCAAGCTGAGCGGGAGGAAGCAGATTTACCGCTGTGAGAACGGCCACTATCACCGCGTCCCAGCAGACAAAAAGCTCGAACGCTGTCCTGTTTGTGGTGCCAAAGTCGAGCCTCTCCTAAAGCCGCTCATCAAAAACGGAGAAATTGTCGCCGAGCTCCCGAAGGCGAGGGAGATAAGGGAGTATGTCTTGGAGCAAGCAGAGAGGTTTAAGCTGGACCTCGAATGAAGGGTGGTTCGATGGGCATTCCAAATAAGGAGATAATCGATTCCGATTTTATCTTCCTTGCCATATTCTTTCTCGCCATATTTCTGACCATTAAAACCCTCGAAATGAAGGCGGAGAAAGCGCTTAAGGAGCTTGAAAAGGGCAAATCGAATGAAGAATGAGAGGAAAAAAGAAGAGACTTCAGGCCTCCTCAATTATGATGGCACTGACCGGACAGGCCTCAGCGGCCTCCTGGGCGCAGTTGTAGAGCCCCTCGTCCTCGATAACCTCGACAATAGCCACGGCCTTGCCCTCGTCGTTCATCTCGAAGACGTCCGGGCAGAGGCTGGCACAGATAGCATCTCCGATACAAACGTCCTGGTCAACCTTAACCTTCCACGCCATGGAACATCACCGGGGTTAGATGCACCTCTGGGAATATAAACTTTTTGTTGGAATTCCCCGGCGTGTGGATTATGGAACGGGCCGCCGGCGCCCGGGCTGGATGGGAAAAGAAGAAGGAGGCATTCAGGCCTCCTCTATGGTTATGGCACCAACAGGGCAGGCCTCGGCAGCCTCGGGGGCACATTCGACTTCGGTGACCTCGGCGATGGCCTGGGCCTTGCCCTCGTCGTTCATCTCGAAGACATCCGGGCAGAGGCTGGCACAAACTCCGCATCCAGTGCAAAGGTCCTGATCAACTGTAACCTTCCACGCCATTGTACATCACCAGGTTTGGGTGAATTTCTTCTAATATAAACTTTTCGACAGATGAACTTTTTGGCATATATAAATGGGCGTGTAAAAGGGTACTGGGAGAAGCTTTGATGTACAGAAGACGCTAGCCCGTGGGTATTCCAAGTTTCATAGAAGGGACAAAGTTTGAAAAGAGGACATCAGAATATGCCCAGCCTCTTCTTGTACTCATCACTTATCCTGTCCGGCGTCCACGGCGGGTCAAAGGTGAGCTCGATCTCGGCGTCCTTAACCCCTGGAATCTCGAGTATCTTGTCCTCAACGGCCCTGAGAATCCACATCGTCAGCGGGCAGCCGGGGGTGGTCATCGTCATCTTGACGTAGACGGTCTTGTCGGGCCTGATGTCCAGCTCATATATAAGACCCAGATTAACGACATCAACGCCGATTTCCGGGTCGATGACTTCCTTGAGCTTTTCGAGTACGATCTCTTTGGTGACTTCGGCGTCCTCATCAACGGTCTTCTCGCGCTCTCGGTTTATCGTTATCGTACCTATACCCTCTATTTTCTGAAGCTCGGCGTTGAGCCTTATGAGAACGTCATCTATGTTAGGAGTGTCCTTGGCGAGTGTAATCGTTATGGAATTATCTTCCCCTATTTCAAGTCCCTTAACGTACTTCTCATCAACCACCGCTTTAACCTTCTCCATTACCTCTTCCTTGGTTACCATAATTCACCACCTAAGCGAAGTTCAGGATGACAAATTTAAACCTTTTGGGTCAGAAATGAGTAGTCAGCGGGATAGGATGTCAGATATCAATGTCTCCGCTATTCCAGGGGTTATAGCCCTCGCCCTGAGCTCACGGAGAACCCTCTGGATGGCGAATCGCTTTACGCTGGGCGCTTTCCTAAAGGTCTCCCACAGAAGGGGACAGCCGAACTTGAGGTCGTACTTTCCACCTATGAGCTCGATTATCTCGGCCTTGTCGAGGGCAAGAAAAGCCGGGAGGTTCAGCGTTACCATGTCTCCGTTCTTGTAGATGGAAATAAGGCCAGAGCTCAGCAAGTCGCCGCTGGCTACGATTTTGGCACCTATCTCTCTCGCGTAGTCCTCAACGGCCTTTATGACCATCGAATGGCACCGGCCGCAGATTGGGGCACCCTTGTTCATCTGCTCAGCCATCGCCTCAAGATAACCAGGAATTTCAACAAAAACCGCGCCGTAGCTTTTAGCCTTATCTACAACCTTCTCGTTCATCTGGGGAAGCTTTGCCGTAACGGGGACAACCTCGAAGCCAGCCCAGCGGAGGATTTTGAGAGTCGAGGTGCTGTCAGAGCCGGCAGAAAAAGCCAGGGCTATTTTTTCACCAACGGGTGAGCGGTCGAAGTCTTTTCCAGTCAGACGATATTCAAGGAGGGCCTTAAGACGGGAGTAGGATCTCTCGCCAATGTAAGGCCTAACCTGCTCAAGGGCCTCGCGGTTGTACTCAAGGCGGTATCGCTTGACGGAGTCGTCTCCAACAACTCTCAGCATCAAAGACCCGAAAGTTGCAGAACTTATTAACCTTACTCCCTTGAAAGCCTCGCTGTTCATGGTGGGGATGCAATAAACAAAGAACCGACCCATCGAGAAGGTAGGCAATACTCTTTTAAAACCTAAAAATCATACCATACTTTAAGATGAAGAGAACTGTAACAGTAAAACTCCAACCGAGCAAAGAACAAGAAAAACTCCTCACAGAGTTAGCTGATACTGGAGCAAAAGTCTGGAATGAAGTAAACTACCTTAGGAGAAGACAATTCTTTGAAGGCAAAGGAGTGGATTATGGAGCAACAGAAAGGACCATTTACGAGAAATACAAGGCTGAAATAGGTTCGGCAACAGTCCAACAAATCTGCCGAAAGAACGCCGAGAGCTGGCGGAGTTTCTTCGCCCTCTTGAGGAAACACAGGAAGAGAGAACTCCCCTACTGGCTTGGAAAACCATCACCGCCCGGTTACCAGAAGGAGGACGGCAAGAGAAAACCCATAATCATCTTCAGAAACGACCAATACAAAATTGAGGGAAACAAACTGATTCTCAAAGGCATTGGTAAATACGGGAGGCTGGAAATCCAGTTCAAGGGGAGGATACACCTGGAGGGCAAGCAGGGGCGTTTGGAGATAGTTTACGACGAGGCCAAAGGCAAGTGGTATGCTCATATCAGCATTTCAGAAGTCAGGGAGAGACTGGAAGGCAAGGAGTGGGTTAGCATTCCGAAAACACCAAAAGGGAACCTAACGGCTGGAATTGACTTGGGAGTGAACAATCTTTTGGCCGTTTATGTTGGAAACGGCCAAAGTTTTCTCGTGAATGGAAGACCACTAAAGAGCATTGCCTTTTATTGGCAGAAGAGGATTACCAATTACCAGTCAAAGCTCAATAAAAACGGCAAGAAGACGAGTAAGAAACTGAAAAGAATGCATCAAAAGTGGAAACTTCAGGCTAAGGACTACGTGAATTCGGCGGTTAGACAAACGGTTAGGAAACTCTACGAACTCGGAGTTTCGAGAATCGTCGTTGGTTACCCGAAGGGCATCAGTAGGAACTCCGACAAGGGTAAACGCCAGAACTTTCTTCTCTCAAGAGTCTGGCTGTTCAACTACACCATTCAGCGTCTCAAAGAAGTTGCCGAAGAGTATGGTATTGTTGTTGAGGTTGTTGATGAGGCCTACTCTTCCATCACTTGCCCCTTCTGTGGACAGCCCCATTATGGGGCTCGCTTTGTTAGAGGATTGTATTTATGTCCACGGAAGGGGCTGGTTTTGAATGCCGACCTTGTTGGAGCGTTTAACATTTTGAAGAAGGTTGTTAGAACGATAACCCCGACTCTGGAGGGTCTTATGGCCTTCCAGAGGAGGGGTAATGGGCCTAAGACCGGGCCTGAGGGGTTGAATGACCCGAAACTGGTGACGGGAGTAGGGAAGACCCCTCAAACCTCTCCAGCCCTTGGTTAGGGGGTTCCTCGTTGGAACCCCCACCCTTCAGGGCAGAGAGGAAGTCAGTCCGGTGGAAAACCTTTAAAAGCGCCTTACCTTAACCCCGTCCACGAACAAAAATCCTTCTGGAGGTGCTTGAAATGAGGGAAATAGTGGAGAGGGTTAAGGAGAAGACGAGCATTCCCGTTTACGAGAGGACCGTCGAGAACGTTCTGAGCGCGGTTCTCGCGAGCAGCGACGTCTGGCGCATAGTTGACCTCAGTGAGGAGCCGCTCCCGCTGGTCGTCGCGGTGATAACGGCCCTCCACGAGCTCGGCTACATCGCTTTCGAGGAGAACGGCGTGAGGCTCACCGCCAAGGGCAAGGAGCTGGTGGAGAAGTATGGAATCGGGTCAAGAAAGGACTACACCTGCTCCCACTGCGAGGGCAAGACCGTCGAGCTCGACGCCTTCAGCGATTTACTTGAGCAGTTCAAGGAGATCGTCAAGGACAGGCCCCAGCCGCTCCACGACTTCGACCAGGCCTACGTTACGCCAGAGACCACCGTGGCGAGGATTGCCCTGATGCACACGAGGGGCGACCTTGAGAACAAGGAGGTCTTCGTCCTCGGTGACGACGACCTGACGAGCGTTGCACTCATGCTCTCGGGCCTGCCCAAGAGGATAGCCGTTCTCGACATAGACGAGCGCCTGGTTAAGTTCATCGAAAAGGTCGCCGACGAGATAGGCTTCAGCAACATTGAGATATTCACCTTCGACCTCAGGGAGCCGCTTCCAGACTACGCCCTCCACAAGTTCGACACCTTCATCACCGACCCGCCCGAGACTGTTGACGCCATAAGGGCCTTCGTCGGAAGGGGAATTGCCACCCTCAAGGGCCCAGGCTGCGCCGGCTACTTCGGCATAACGAGGCGCGAGAGCTCTCTCGACAAGTGGCGCGATATACAGAGGGTTCTCCTCAACGAGTTCAACGTCGTCATAACGGACATCATCAGGAACTTCAACGAGTACGTCAACTGGGGCTACGAAGAGGAGACGCGCGCCTGGAAGCTCCTTCCGGTTAAGGTCAAGCCGTCCTACAACTGGTACAAGAGCTACATGTTCAGGATTCAGACCCTGGAGGGCTCAAAGGGCTACGAGGAAAAAATAGAGAACTGGGACATCTACAACGACGAGGAAGCCTCGACTACCTGAGCTTCTTTTTCCTGATTCTCTCCAGTTCTTTCTTCTCCTTGCCGTGCTTTTGGACGACGTATCCAGTTATAACCAACAGGACAACGCCGAGGACTAGGGCAGCATAAGCCGTTCTGCTCTCCTTTCAAGGGCTCGAGACGTTGAAGCCAGTGACTGCAGAGGCCCATATTACAAGGGGATTCTCGGCGGTGTAGATGACGACGTAGCCGTCCAAGTCGTCGGTGTTCAGTATCTCCGCCGTGTTGCCGATGTAGCTGGTGCTTGCAATCTTAGTAGTGTTGCCACGAGATCTAACAAACTTAACATAGATGTGAAAAGTCCAACACACTGCGCACTCATAAGACATGAACCGCCAGAGGATTCAACAGAATGTTAAAAGGATAAGAAGAGAAAGTTCAGAACTCGTCAAGACCGAGCTCCTTGAGCTTCTCCTCGGGTATCCTTCCATCCTCGGTCCAGCCACGGAGTGCATAGTACCTCGGAAGCATCTCCTTGAGCCTGACGACCCTTCCCTTGTTCGGACCCTGCTTGACGGGCTCCTCGAGGAGCCTCTTGGGCAGGGTGTCCTCCTTGAGCGGGTCGAGGCCGGCCTTGAGGTTGAAGAGTCTCTCTGCGTTCCAGATGCGCTCTCCGATCTTGAGGTATTCTTCGGTAGTGAGGTCCCATCCGAGGGCTGCATTAAGCATGTCGCGGTAGTCGTCCGCACCAAGTCCGAAGGTTGTGAATACACACAGGCCCGCAGCGTCTATCAATGCGGTGAGGTCCTGGAAGGTTATGACCATCTTGACCTTCTCGTCGCTGATGTCGTGCGGATCCATCTTGTACGGATAGCCGAGAATCTCCGGGCTTATCATGTACTGCTTGATGTGGCAGCCACCGCGGTTGTTGGTGGCGTAACCGAGGCCGTGTCCCTCCGCACCCCTCGGGTCGTAAGCCGGAAGCTCCTGCTTCTTGACGCCCATGAAGTACTCGGTTCCGTTGTACATCTCGGCAAGCCTGTAGCCACCCTCGGCGAGCTTGTCACCGAAGCCCTCTCTCCTCGCTATCTTCTCGATGTAGTAGTGCAGAACCTCAGTGTTGCCCCACCTGAAGGGCGGAGCATCCTCACCAATGTCCTCCTGCTTGAGCAAGCCTTTCTCGTAGAGCTCCATGGCGGTGGCAAGGGTTCCACCGGTTGAGATGGTGTCCATGCCGAGCTCGTCTATCAGGTGGTTGGCCTCTATGATGCTTGCCAGGTCGTTTATTCCGAGGTGCGCTCCGAGCGCCCAGATGCTCTCATACTCGGGACCTTCAGTGACGCCGACGGTTGGAAGCTTGTTGACCCTTCCACAGCCGATCGGACAGGCGTAACAGGGCTTGTTCCTGATGAGGTATTTGGCGGTCATGGCCTCACCGCTCTGCTCTTCGGCGTACTCAAACTGGCTTTCCTGGAAGTTCCTGGTCGGGTAGAGACCGTTCTGGTTGATTATGTTGACAAGAACCGCGGTACCGTAGTTCGGCAGTCCACCGCCGGCAGTCGGGTCTTTCCTGAGTTTGTCGGTCTTCTCCTTGACGACGGTGGTGAACTTGGCCCTGTCGGCGACCTCAACCCTATTGTGGCCGCGAACGACTATGGCCTTGAGGTTCTTGCTTCCCATTACAGCACCGACACCACCCCTTCCA
This genomic interval carries:
- a CDS encoding RNA-guided endonuclease TnpB family protein is translated as MKRTVTVKLQPSKEQEKLLTELADTGAKVWNEVNYLRRRQFFEGKGVDYGATERTIYEKYKAEIGSATVQQICRKNAESWRSFFALLRKHRKRELPYWLGKPSPPGYQKEDGKRKPIIIFRNDQYKIEGNKLILKGIGKYGRLEIQFKGRIHLEGKQGRLEIVYDEAKGKWYAHISISEVRERLEGKEWVSIPKTPKGNLTAGIDLGVNNLLAVYVGNGQSFLVNGRPLKSIAFYWQKRITNYQSKLNKNGKKTSKKLKRMHQKWKLQAKDYVNSAVRQTVRKLYELGVSRIVVGYPKGISRNSDKGKRQNFLLSRVWLFNYTIQRLKEVAEEYGIVVEVVDEAYSSITCPFCGQPHYGARFVRGLYLCPRKGLVLNADLVGAFNILKKVVRTITPTLEGLMAFQRRGNGPKTGPEGLNDPKLVTGVGKTPQTSPALG
- a CDS encoding ATPase; its protein translation is MLRVVGDDSVKRYRLEYNREALEQVRPYIGERSYSRLKALLEYRLTGKDFDRSPVGEKIALAFSAGSDSTSTLKILRWAGFEVVPVTAKLPQMNEKVVDKAKSYGAVFVEIPGYLEAMAEQMNKGAPICGRCHSMVIKAVEDYAREIGAKIVASGDLLSSGLISIYKNGDMVTLNLPAFLALDKAEIIELIGGKYDLKFGCPLLWETFRKAPSVKRFAIQRVLRELRARAITPGIAETLISDILSR
- a CDS encoding ferredoxin is translated as MAWKVKVDQDVCIGDAICASLCPDVFEMNDEGKAVAIVEVIEDEGLYNCAQEAAEACPVSAIIIEEA
- a CDS encoding aldehyde ferredoxin oxidoreductase family protein; its protein translation is MFAYWGKILRVNLSTGKISEEKFDEKFAQKWLGTRGFGIYYLLKEMDPTVDPFSPENKIIYATGPLTGTTAPTGGRYMVITKSPLTGYIAMANSGGFFGAELKFAGWDAIIVEGKADHPVYIYINDDQVEIRDASHLWGKLVSETEEKLREEIGDKRVRIASIGPAGENLVRFAAVMNDEHRAAGRGGVGAVMGSKNLKAIVVRGHNRVEVADRAKFTTVVKEKTDKLRKDPTAGGGLPNYGTAVLVNIINQNGLYPTRNFQESQFEYAEEQSGEAMTAKYLIRNKPCYACPIGCGRVNKLPTVGVTEGPEYESIWALGAHLGINDLASIIEANHLIDELGMDTISTGGTLATAMELYEKGLLKQEDIGEDAPPFRWGNTEVLHYYIEKIARREGFGDKLAEGGYRLAEMYNGTEYFMGVKKQELPAYDPRGAEGHGLGYATNNRGGCHIKQYMISPEILGYPYKMDPHDISDEKVKMVITFQDLTALIDAAGLCVFTTFGLGADDYRDMLNAALGWDLTTEEYLKIGERIWNAERLFNLKAGLDPLKEDTLPKRLLEEPVKQGPNKGRVVRLKEMLPRYYALRGWTEDGRIPEEKLKELGLDEF
- a CDS encoding nicotinate phosphoribosyltransferase is translated as MRDFYIAHEEDIKAGKTTDVYFIRTKKILEEKGIHKKVFADVTTTGLPKGWKWGVLAGIEEVAKLLEGLPVNVYAMPEGTIFHPYEPVLQIEGYYEEFGIYETALIGMLSQASGIATAALRVKIAANFKPVYSFGIRHLHPAIAPMIDRSAFIGGCDGVSGVLGAEMIGEKPVGTMPHALILTVGDQVKAWKYFDEVIEPEVPRTALVDTFCDEKFEALMAAEALGERLTAVRLDTPGSRRGNFRRIIEEVRWELDLRGYDHVKIFVSGGLNEESIKEIVDIADAFGVGSSIASAKPIDFSLDIVEIEGKPFTKRGKLSGRKQIYRCENGHYHRVPADKKLERCPVCGAKVEPLLKPLIKNGEIVAELPKAREIREYVLEQAERFKLDLE
- the bpsA gene encoding N(4)-bis(aminopropyl)spermidine synthase; the protein is MREIVERVKEKTSIPVYERTVENVLSAVLASSDVWRIVDLSEEPLPLVVAVITALHELGYIAFEENGVRLTAKGKELVEKYGIGSRKDYTCSHCEGKTVELDAFSDLLEQFKEIVKDRPQPLHDFDQAYVTPETTVARIALMHTRGDLENKEVFVLGDDDLTSVALMLSGLPKRIAVLDIDERLVKFIEKVADEIGFSNIEIFTFDLREPLPDYALHKFDTFITDPPETVDAIRAFVGRGIATLKGPGCAGYFGITRRESSLDKWRDIQRVLLNEFNVVITDIIRNFNEYVNWGYEEETRAWKLLPVKVKPSYNWYKSYMFRIQTLEGSKGYEEKIENWDIYNDEEASTT
- a CDS encoding metal-sulfur cluster assembly factor; amino-acid sequence: MVTKEEVMEKVKAVVDEKYVKGLEIGEDNSITITLAKDTPNIDDVLIRLNAELQKIEGIGTITINREREKTVDEDAEVTKEIVLEKLKEVIDPEIGVDVVNLGLIYELDIRPDKTVYVKMTMTTPGCPLTMWILRAVEDKILEIPGVKDAEIELTFDPPWTPDRISDEYKKRLGIF
- a CDS encoding ferredoxin encodes the protein MAWKVTVDQDLCTGCGVCASLCPDVFEMNDEGKAQAIAEVTEVECAPEAAEACPVGAITIEEA
- a CDS encoding flavodoxin domain-containing protein — protein: MRVCIIYDTKRGSTEKVAHWMAEAIRDVAEVKVARVTESPNVDDCDLVVIGAPIYYERPLPSVIEFIRSRNGFDGKGVAVFILCIADKFGKLGKKYTEARYMRLMTEPIKGEIIAKRVFDGWILRENIDLRPLVQDWIKRVLRAFQKGEIIDGIEHP